ctaatcactccccccctctagacatactttcgatcctacagtatgTTGCATAGATGAATTTTACAGTATATGGTTTTAATAACTGGATGCAAAATGTGTCTAGTGTGCATACCTGAACCATCAATGGTGTGAACTTGATCATTCCCGTAATAATTTTAACAAATTTTAAGCTTTTGCAGATCGCCGGTGATATGACTAGTAACCCCACTATCGGCGTACCAATTGGTATCTATGTTGTAGTTGGAGGTGTTGGCGGGTTCGGTGGTCTTTTCTTATGAGAGGTAATCGTCCGTGAAGTGGTACCAGCAGTCCATGGTGATGTGACCCGTTTTCCCGTATATCTTGCATTGGAGGTGAGAGTCATAGCTCTACCCCCGCCGTGCACAGATGGGGCACCACCCCCACGTTGGTATCCTCCATGGCCAAACGCTGCAATGTTGGTTGAGGACTTGAAACCGACCTTGGATTTTTTATAGAAGGTCAACATGCTTGTCAAAGTTGGCCATCTAACCATAGAGAGCATCAAGAGATACTGCATCAGATTTGAGCATCGAGTGCAGATACCAGGGGGGAATAGTCCATGTCCATGCTAGCAAGAACTTAGGAGATGAGCTTGTCCTCGATGAGAGGTTTTCCAGAAGTAGCTAGCTAGTCGGCGAGACCTTTCATGCGAGAGAATTACGCCGACACGGTTTGATTTCCTTTTGCGCTTTGGCGAGGTGGATGCAAAGGTTGTTTATGCGTGATCTGGAGTGCGACCTAGCGGTGTTCCACATGGCTTCATAAGTCTCTAAATGAGGAACGTATATGAGGACCTTCTTCAAGAGCGAGTTGAGACGACAGGGAAGGATCCCTTGATCCATGCCCATCCGAGAAGTGTACAATGGATTGGGCCTCACCACAGTCTTGCCATATATGTGTGTGTGGACGAGATGATTTTCTCTGGTGCATGAAGGCTCCCATCAAGATAGTCATAAAGGCTAGGAACACGGATTTGAGGGAGGACAAGGGCCTTCCATGGGTGGAAATTACCGCTGGTGAGTTTCTTGGAAACTTGATTGGAGAAAAGGGAAGATGCCATTGTTGATATATTAGAAAGGTAGATGTGGTATGGAAGATTGGTGTGTGATTACCACGTGAATTTATGAAGTATTTCTACCTGCCGTGGCAGGCCGCGTTGTGTGTTTATATAGATGGAACAACCCCATCGATGGCATGTGAAATATTAGGTTCGTTACAATGCCTGAGGATCAAGAAGGTACAGATAAAGATATGTTCGGTTAGGCTTTATTGCAACTTGAACCGATATACATAAGTGATTCTAGAAGATTGTATCTAACATGTTGTACTTGGCCTGGAGAAAATCCCCTACAAGTACAATCGTCGAACCACCATATCTTTAGTAGAACACGAATCATAACTTTAAGATGGATTTGTTGCCAACTCACTATAAACAAGGTATCATCATGTTATAGAGCATCTCCAACATATCACCAATAATCCATTCCCGGTGTTAAGAGAAAAAAATAGTAATCTATTTCCAATTAAAGTTTTGAATTATCATGGGACATGTTGCTGATTCCCAAAGATTCACCCCAAGTATGTCCTTGACATACAGATATGTCCTTGGCATACAGACCCGGCATGCATTTGGCCAAATTTCTCCTTCTTCCCTTTTCTTTCACCTGCCAGGCTTGGGCGGCATGTTGAGGTAGCTTGAGAGGCGCGGCGGAGCGCCGGGCTGAGTGGCGTAGAAGGTGGCTCGAGCGACACAGTTGTGCTCGAGCGAAGCAACTGAGCTCAAGCTCGAGTTGGGCACCATGACGAGGTAGGTCGAGACCGGGTTGTGCGCCGGGTTGACGCGGGGTAAGAGACGGAGCAAGACCATCTGACATACTGccccctgacatgtgggaccgggtCCAACATGCCAGCATGTCAAGCGAGCCGCGTCCGTAAGTGACATGACGGAGGTGCATGCGCGGCGACAAGACGAAGTGGGTGGGCCTGCCCGGCAATGGGTAAATGGGGAGCCTGAGTGTCATGGTTGTGGTGATGGCCTAGTAGTCGCGAGAGGCGGGAAAGGGGATTGGGGTGTTCTTTGGGAGAGAAAAAGTTCGTATATTTTATCCAACTTCTTTAtggtatttttatttttatatatcCAACCTTTCTATTATTAGATAATTTATTTGAAAAGAGGAGCGGGTACAGATGCTCACTAGAAGAAAATGTCGCGAATAAACATGCCAGATTATTTTATTTCGGTCACACATAAGACGCGCCACCAGCTAGCTGCACGCCGTCGGTCCTAGCTAATCAAGCGACGCGGCGGCAGAGCGTGATGCCATCGGCGATAGGGAGCTGCACGGGCTCGACGCGGGTGTCGGCGGCGATCATGGCGTTGAACCCCCTGAAGGAGTCCCGTTTCTTGCGGTCCTCCTCCGTAAGCGGCGTGTCGTCGGGCATGGCGACGGTGCCGCCCCAGAGCGTGTTGTCGTAGGCGAGCACGCCGCCGACGCGCACCAGCCGCAGCAGCTGCTCGTGGTAGTTGCCGTAGTTGTACTTGTCGGCGTCCACGAAGGCGAAGTCGAAGCTCCCCGCttcctcgtcggcgatgagcttgtCGAGGATGGGGCCGGCGGGGCCCTCGCGGAAGTCGACCTTGTGCGCGACGCCGGCCTTCTTGATGACCGGGAGGCCGAGGTCGAAGTACTCCCTGCTGACGTCGATGGCGACGATCCTGCCGTCGTCCGGGATGGCGAGCGCGGTGGCGAGGACGGAGCAGCCGGTGTAGACCCCCACCTCGATGGTCCTCTTGGCGCCCATCACCTTGAGCAGCAGCGACAGCAGCAGCCCCTCATCCGGCGGCGACGACATGAACCCGCTACAGCCAGAACAAATAAACATCCCCACTAACTCATCTGCAATTCTTCTAGAATACACACACCATGATCTGCAATCCTCGAGGGACAGGAGAAGGGAGCGGAATTGCGTACGTACAAGATGTGCTCGCTGGTGATTTGCCGGAGCTCGCGCATGAACTCGTTCTCCCGCGGGTACACCATCGTCTTCAGCATGTACTGCAGAATCAGAAACACCACACGCTCGGTCAGCAGATAAAATTCAGGGACGGGCGTGGAAAGGCACAGGGAGAGACGGCTCGCGTACGTCGTAGAGGTCGTCGCTCTTGAGGAGGGTCTTGGTGGTCTCGCTGCTGTGGACGTCCCTGACCTCGCCGGCGCTCCCGTTGGAAGCCATGTCTACGAACGAGCGaaatgcgcgcgcgcacacacacgcaccGACTAAAAAAAGAAGAGGAGTAAAGCCGGAGATGCTGCGGCGCTGCCGAGCACGGCCATTATTTATGCTTGGGTGACGACCGGGGTCAGTGAGCCGTGACGGTGCCGGGTGCGGGGCAGCTGGGGGGTGACGCAGAGAATGTGGGTCGGTTAGCAACGCGACGCGATGCAGTGGCGTCATCGACTCGCTACGCAACCAACGCCAGCCGTGCTGGTGCTCCGTGccaagcgtgtgtgtgtgtgcgcgcggacAATTGCATTGCTGTTATCCTTATCCAGGTGGGCGCTTTTTGTTTTACTTGGGCCTGCAAACTGATGGATTGTCGCCTATCGGCGGCGATGGGCCGCGTGTGATCTATAGCCTCGCCCACATGGCCGGGCTCCCTTTCTGGTGTTTGCTGTGGCTTGCTTGAGGTGGCAACTGCGGGAGGTGCCCTGATAATGGAGTTCGGACGCACACAAAAACAGAACATATCTTCAAGATGACTGTTGCTTGCTTGACAGGCTAACTTCGGGCTAGGAGGTGGTTTACCAAAAGTGCCTGCCCGCATGTGTGGGGAGATCAAAATTTCAATTGGGCGCAACAACATTTTGCGGCTCAATGAAGCGCATTCCCTTTCTAGGCAAGGTTCGGTGGCAATTGCTAGAAGCTGAAGGTTGCTGAGTAAATAATAGTGTAAAACTAGCAGCTGACTTAGACCTTTGGTCACACCGTCTTATTGAAACGGGTGACAAAGAGGACGTCTTCTTGTGACGTTCCTACCTCTCTGCCCATTGCACCGTACCTCTGTAATTTTGTAACTACTACTTCTGTAGCcgtttgagcaatatattcagctggggggactccccccccccccccccccccccccccgcgattcTAAAAAAAACTAGGAGTTGAAAGGATATTTCATATGAAACTCCCTCCGTCTCAAAGTAAATGCCGTGGAGTATATGGCTAAGAAACTCTGATAATACCGTGTTTACTATACACAGGCTTTCTACGGTTCAACTTTATGCAAGACCACAAAGTCTAAGATTCAAGTGTCTCACACCTTGTCAGCGCCAAAGGTTCGCCGCCGCCAGCGACTTCACCAAGCCGCCGATGTGCCGCACATATTGTCGGGCCCACCCTCCTACGACATGATGCATGGTGTTTTTTTAGGAGTCACACGATGCACCGTGGTGTGTAACACTGCTGCAACCCAGACTGCCGCCCTGCCTTTCACGAGTAGCGGGCAGCGGGGATCGGCCGTCTAGGTGTTCCCTTTTCGGGACCCTATGCGTTAAAACGGTGAGCAGACGCACAGAGTGCCAACTACCGACCCAGCCCACGGTTGGTTTTCTAGCCCATTGTTTAAAAAAAGGTTGCATTACAAAGGTTAAAAATATCCAGACAATTAAAAATGCACTATAATAGTATTAAAAAAATATCAAGACAACTAAAAGAATCTTCAATGattttaatttaatttttttttcaacatttaaaaATATTCGTATACTGAAAAATGAAGAATCCAATTAAGCTTCTATAAAATAATTGTTCGTGTAATTTAAAGAAGGAAAACCAAAGatggtaaaataaataaataataaaaagggaaaagggaaaccAAAGTAACCAAAACAAAATACAATAGAAAaatcaaacaaaaaataaaaaaatctataAACAGAATGTCTCATGTGCATAACGAGAGAAATTCATAAATATGTCGGCCTAACTCACGCGCCCTTTTCGATTGGTCGCCTATTTGACACAACGAGCATCAAATAGGGTTGGCCCCTTTTTTTCTCCGATGTGGATGAGCACACAAAGAAGGGCCTTATCTTTCTTCCCTTTTAAGTGGTGGACTCTTTCAGTTCTTTTTTATGGGGAGAAATTCGACGCACCCTGATGGACTCATCTATCATTTCTGCATTTCCACCAGGCAAACCCTCTTTCTTCCGAATAACCGTCAAACACTGCTATTCTATGATCATTGCGAAGAATAGGGGTCAAATTGCATAGGGCCTACGAGGAAGGTCCGACCCATTCAGTTAATATGAGTGCTTTCCTTCAGGACAATTGTTTTTTTCCTAGGgtttgtattttttttattttttcctcttCTATTTTTTCTGCCTCTTTGTTTCTACATCTCCTCTTTTGTCACTTTAAATTTGTTACTAAATATATTTTAAAATAAGTTCATGTATTTTTTGAAATATTATATTTCAAAATATGTTTATTTTAAATAATAAATTAATAAAAGTTAAACAATATTTGTATCTCTTGCACATTTATTTCATATTCATGAGCATTTTATATGTTAAATAACTTTCTATaatccatgaatatttttttcTAAATTGATGGTCATTTTGTTCCAATGATTTTTACTCTTTTTTGGCGTGTTGGGAAAACTTCCCTGATTTTTTTAGTGGGTGATATTTTTTCTCCTTAGGGCATGTAGGCTATTTACTGACCGGGTTACTGGCCCGAGCCATATAGGCCCATGCAAGAGCATTTTGCTCGCTATTCTACACTTCCACGTGAATCCATATTTGACCGCCACTCATTTTACCCGTGCAGGTCAACAGAAGTTGACCAAACATTTTGTTTCTCAAAACATAGGGAAAACAAGGTGGAAAACGAAAAGCCAAAAAACAACTAAATATCAGAAACACgcacagaaaaataaaaatatgaaaTGCAGAGAGAGTGCCCAACACGCAATACATGGCAGCGGCTGGACACACCACTTGGCGTGCTCCTAGGCCGAAAAGGTGCCACTTGCTAGAGCCTCCCAAAGGGGTAACGGTTGGTTAGTTGCTCTCTAGAATTGGAGGTCCCATATTTGATCGTCATTCTGTTGAAAGGACCAGCAAAGGCACATGGGCGGTGTCATAGTCCAGGCCCTATGGCAGGCAAGGCACAAGGAATTTTTCTTGAGGTTTCGTAGTTGTTTTTTTGAGCGTTTTGTTGCGGTGGGATATTTTCTACTTCTTCCTTTCTCCTTCTCTATATCATCTTTTCTTTTAGTATTTATCTTGGCTAAAAAATGTTATTTAAAATATATTGACATTTAAATATGTTCGcattttatttgaaaaatgttgaaaaattTCATAGAACTAtcaaaatttctaaaaaaaattcaaGAAGTATAAACATATTTACGGTTTTTAAAATTTGAGAAATTATTTAAATTTGGGAGCAtttttttagaaaattaaatattTTAATACTTTGCGTTTATATATTCAATAGGGAAAAATCCATTCGAAGGATGGAGCCATGAACTGCCAAATGAGCCTGGCCATTGGGAACATTTTGTGTGTTTCCCCTCCAATTTAACACAATAAGCTTCAAATAGGAGGTCCGTTTTCCATCAGGCACGACACGAATACGATGGGCCAGTCTGATATCGCTATTTTGGTCTGATTCTTCTTTAATTCAAGAGAATGAATATCCAGGGTGATCAAGGTCAACATTTAGTACTATTTTGTTTTGAGAAAAATGGGCCATGGACATAACTCATCTAACATGtcaaaaaaaaaatccaaatgTACAACATAGAAAACAAATAGATTAAATTATGTGGCCTTGAATTTGACCTATCGTCAACATATTTATCTTTTTGGTTTCCGAGTTACATTTCAATTCTGGGGTTCACATTTTTTAAATATTGCACACTTAGTTGAAACAATGGAGACTTGGCTAAAGTTGTACAACTTTTGCAGTGTCATGAGAAAAATGAAAATACCCACATCCTCTCCCTATGTCATGGAAAGCACGCATGACTATCATACAATGTTAACGACATGTGTAATTTTCTGAGATGGTTGAAGTGTCGGAACTGAAAAAGGGTATCATAGGCATGCTAGTAGCAGAATGTCGGTTTGGAGGACGGGCTCCAGGGAGGCAAGGAAAGAAAGGTTTGAAAATATTAACTTTTATAgctcaaaaattctgttttttttacaTGTACATATAAATGTGTAGTCAGTAGCAGATCCAGGACCCAGGTCAGGGGGGCCTGGGCCCGGGGCGTGAAGGTTAAGCACTTCTTTCACTGTagcatactccctcctttccggtttataaagctcaattcaaaaatctcaccaaccaaggtagatgatgagtggtggaatattttttgtagtttacaAATGCATCCAATTAATGCTCTTATTTTTCTTAAAAAATTATGTTtatgaatgcattaattgcaatgcatgcatgcataaagtgcatgcattggtcagttttctcttaatactttcatgcaatgatttaatgcatcttgaagtctgaacatgtgatgcggaacaaccaaattgagccttataaaatggaaaaactaaaattttaagataagccctataaaccggaaaggagtgaGTATTGGGCATTGTTCCGACACTGTAGCAGAACTGTAGCAGCTTGGGCCTGGGGCTTAGCCTAATCCTGACTCCGCCCCTGTGTGTAGCTGTGTGAAGTTTCGTCAATATACATATTTGTATGTGATGTATAAAAATAGACAAACAAAAATGGGCTTGCTTTTTGTTGTTTTGGGCCGGATTTTGTCTTTAATTTGGGTGGCGTATAatatattgtactccctccattccttagGGCCTGTTCGGAGGCTCCCCAGCTTCTCAAAACTCCAGAAAATCAGCTTCTACTCCTCGCTTCTAGCTTCCGCTAGCGATCCCAGGAGCGTTCGGCTCGATCTGCAGCTTCTCCCGTTGCTGCAGCCCAATTGGGAGGGGATGTGGCCTGTTACGCGTACGTTGGGCCGGCTGGACGCATCCCAATTAGCCGGGTACCGGTTCGAGCGAGGCTAGCGTAACGCTTCGATCGATCCTTTTTCTATTTGACGAGGGGATGCAGCGAAGCGTTTTCTTTAGCGGTGGCAGTTCGCTGTAAATTGAGGGAACTTCACGCATCACGTTTTGGTGGAGCTGGGCCGGACGTGCTTCTCGTTTTTACACTACGGGAACGAGCAGCTTCGTGAATTCAGCTTCTCGGGCTTCAACCGTTCTGGACAAATTCATCTAGGAAGTTTTGGAAGCGTGGAGCTGGAGGACATTAGAACAGGCCcttaatataagaccttttagcttTTTCTTGATTCGTATGTATCTAGACACATTTAGTATGTATGTCACTCATTTTACGGGTTGCGCTATTCATCACCCTGTGTGAGGAATAGTTTGTAACgctccgagaccgatgtgccagctgtcgttcagttattcgctggtgttgccttgtcattgcttgcgtgtcatgcattgcatatcatgtcatcatgtgcatttcatttgcatacgtgttcgtctcatgcgtccgagcattttccccgttgtccgttttgcaatccggcgcttcgttctcctccggtggtcatttctacctttcttttgtgtgggggaattaaacatttccggattggaccgagacttaccaagcggccttggtttaccaccggtagaccgcctgtcaagtttcgtaacatttggacttcgtttgatactccaacggttaaccgaggaaccgagaaggcctcatgtgtgttgcagccaaacacctctccaatttggcccaaaccccacctaaaccctctccatcatcttggtcattcgatcacgatcgcgtggccgaaaaccgcacctcatttgaagcttcctagctccctctacctctataaatagatcccttCATTTTCGTTCTCGGAtcttttccccgaaaccctaaaactcctccctcagcgccgccggacatgtccactccgccgccggacgcgtccaccaccTCCAATCACGTCGCTCCGGCCAATAGCaggccgccacgtcaccccgccgccgctccccctCCAATCAGACGCCGCCACCTCAGCCTGCGCGCCGTCCCACTTCGCCGCCGGCCCACGGGGCCCAGATCTGGCGATATTCATTCTCAGTGCATCTTTTCACCAATCAGGAGTCTtgccctgcagggatttgaacttttgaaaaccgtgtagggatttgaactttcgaaagccgtgcccacggttatgggcagatgggaatttgttaatgtccggttgtagataaactgaatttgaccttaattaaaatgtatcaacagcgtgtgtaaccgtgatggtctctttccggcggagtccgggaagtgaacacggttgttggagttatgcttgacgtaggttgttataggatcacttcttgatcatactcttatcgaccgtgctttgccttctcttctcgctctcttttgcgtatgttagccaccatatatgctagtcgcttgctgcagcttcacctcatacttttaccttacccataagcttaaatagtcttgatcgcgagggtgcgagattgctgagtccctgtggctcacagatacttccaaaaccagcttgcaggtgccgatgagtccgtgcagattacgcaaccaagctcaggaggagctcgatgaagatcttgtcctttgtgttgtttcccttctagttgatcagtagtggagccaagtTGGGGTCGATCgtggacctttgtcgcatttggggttcttcttttattttggtttcgtagtcggaccatgagtgtatttgattgacgtaatgctttattcatgtattgtgtgaagtggcgattgtaagccagctatgtatctctttccttattatattacatgggttgtgtgaagattacctcacttgcgacatatgccttcaatgcgattatgcctctaagtcgtgcatcgacacgtgggagatatagtcgcatcgagggtgttacaagttggtatcagagccttccccgaccttgggagcccccactgcttgatcgaattagcagacgagttgagtctagaaaaatgttttgagtcatttaggaattatatatcggagagtttaggaattctttttacttcccagtctcttcatcgctctggtaaggcttcctgacgtagagttttcactcttctcttctcaaatttcactaaatttttttttaggatcacgcgagtatcttggaatcgttctgatggcttatgatgagaacattgtcttggtgcctcctgtcaggggttttgtggaagtctcccggggagttgagctctgaggtgttgttgtcataattttatcgttgcagttctggaatacctgagtctagtacgccgacatcgaaaatctcttttatgcagttcgttggtgagataacctcgacgccacccagtactggggcgggagttcgggagtattgccataacttgtataacggatgcttttcgaaggttgaggtagatgatttctgaaGGTGCGAAAAGGCTCAAAGCGTTGCACTTGCTAGTAGGCACTAATGCATAATGCATGTGGTGCCATGAGGAAGTTATATCCATAGCTTTATATGAGTGATACAATTGCGATCAAATGCTCCTTTCAGACTTgttattcattttaattaattacaCCCTCCAACTTAAAAAAATTCTTATATtataagacggagggagtagtattgatATCTAATTGAGCGACTAGTTTTGTGCAACTAGAATA
The sequence above is drawn from the Triticum aestivum cultivar Chinese Spring chromosome 7A, IWGSC CS RefSeq v2.1, whole genome shotgun sequence genome and encodes:
- the LOC123150971 gene encoding tricin synthase 2, with the protein product MASNGSAGEVRDVHSSETTKTLLKSDDLYDYMLKTMVYPRENEFMRELRQITSEHIFGFMSSPPDEGLLLSLLLKVMGAKRTIEVGVYTGCSVLATALAIPDDGRIVAIDVSREYFDLGLPVIKKAGVAHKVDFREGPAGPILDKLIADEEAGSFDFAFVDADKYNYGNYHEQLLRLVRVGGVLAYDNTLWGGTVAMPDDTPLTEEDRKKRDSFRGFNAMIAADTRVEPVQLPIADGITLCRRVA